A region from the Sandaracinus amylolyticus genome encodes:
- a CDS encoding glycosyltransferase, producing the protein MSDPYLLLTFIPLYRDAAGRLYTDRLWQRDLVRHFDYIPHVRLACPVRRIEDAVGVDLAHVEVPEGTRFEIVELPWTPSVRSALMALPHTMRVLHRGIRDAGLVHSGIVGWPYPLGWIANAMAMAQQKPLVLVVESTPWRIAGTGAERPVHVLRALTTEALGRFFVNRADLTFFTHEGYRRELSTNPRGRAFITPAAWIDEKDVLTRDEATRVWQAKRERTPRFVYPSRLLREKGTDVLLDALRTLEAQGTSVQVDVIGVGDRRSAFEEAAQRLRVVKLRFLEPVSYGEPFFRFLDGYHAVLVPQLGDEQPRILFDAYARALPVLASDTPGVSAFVEDRVTGRLHARGDATDLAALLEWAHGHGGELERMGIVARERALTFTHRAMHEARARVLREHYATTVTPVETRKPEVAEVA; encoded by the coding sequence ATGTCCGATCCCTACCTGCTTCTGACGTTCATTCCGCTCTATCGCGATGCCGCGGGCCGCCTCTACACGGACCGCCTCTGGCAGCGCGATCTGGTCCGCCACTTCGACTACATCCCGCACGTCCGCCTCGCGTGCCCGGTGCGGCGCATCGAGGACGCGGTCGGCGTCGATCTCGCGCACGTCGAGGTGCCCGAGGGCACGCGCTTCGAGATCGTCGAGCTGCCGTGGACGCCCTCGGTGCGCTCCGCGTTGATGGCGTTGCCTCACACCATGCGCGTGCTGCACCGCGGCATCCGCGACGCGGGCCTGGTGCACTCGGGCATCGTGGGCTGGCCGTATCCGCTCGGCTGGATCGCGAACGCGATGGCGATGGCGCAGCAGAAGCCGCTGGTGCTCGTCGTCGAGAGCACGCCGTGGCGCATCGCGGGCACCGGCGCCGAGCGGCCCGTGCACGTGCTGCGCGCGCTCACGACCGAGGCGCTCGGGCGCTTCTTCGTCAACCGCGCGGACCTCACGTTCTTCACGCACGAGGGCTACCGGCGCGAGCTCTCGACGAACCCGCGCGGGCGCGCGTTCATCACGCCCGCGGCGTGGATCGACGAGAAGGACGTGCTCACGCGCGACGAGGCGACGCGCGTCTGGCAGGCCAAGCGCGAGCGGACGCCGCGCTTCGTGTACCCGTCGCGGCTGCTGCGCGAGAAGGGCACCGACGTGCTGCTCGACGCGCTGCGCACGCTCGAGGCGCAGGGCACGTCGGTGCAGGTCGACGTGATCGGCGTCGGCGATCGACGCAGCGCGTTCGAGGAAGCGGCGCAGCGGCTGCGCGTGGTGAAGCTGCGCTTCCTCGAGCCGGTCTCGTACGGCGAGCCGTTCTTCCGCTTCCTCGACGGCTATCACGCGGTGTTGGTGCCGCAGCTCGGCGACGAGCAGCCGCGCATCCTCTTCGACGCGTACGCGCGCGCGCTGCCGGTGCTCGCGTCGGACACGCCGGGCGTGTCGGCGTTCGTCGAGGATCGTGTGACCGGGCGCCTGCACGCACGGGGCGACGCGACGGATCTCGCAGCGCTGCTCGAGTGGGCGCACGGCCACGGCGGCGAGCTCGAGCGCATGGGCATCGTCGCGCGCGAGCGCGCGCTGACGTTCACCCACCGCGCGATGCACGAAGCGCGAGCGCGCGTCCTGCGCGAGCACTACGCGACCACGGTGACCCCGGTGGAGACGCGAAAGCCCGAGGTCGCCGAGGTCGCGTGA
- a CDS encoding shikimate 5-dehydrogenase — MTTRLTIGRDTTLCMSLSGRPGSFGSRFHNHLYAALGLDWIYKAFSTSDLPAAIGGVRALGIRGCAISMPFKEAVIPLLDALAPSARAIESVNTIVNDDGRLTGHNTDYAAVRTLLERHAIAPSTRFVLRGSGGMAKAVATALRDAGFRDGVIVARNETSGPALAKALGFAWQRDVAGVRAPMLVNVTPLGMTGPDAQALAFDDETIAAAEIAFDVVAMPPETPFVARARALGKKVITGDEVIVLQAVDQFVLYTGITPSPEQIAAAARHALT; from the coding sequence GTGACGACCCGGCTCACGATCGGTCGCGACACGACGCTCTGCATGTCGCTCTCGGGGCGGCCCGGATCGTTCGGCTCGCGCTTCCACAACCATCTGTACGCGGCGCTCGGGCTCGACTGGATCTACAAGGCGTTCTCCACGAGCGATCTGCCCGCGGCGATCGGCGGCGTGCGCGCGCTCGGGATCCGTGGCTGCGCGATCTCGATGCCGTTCAAGGAGGCGGTGATCCCGCTGCTCGACGCGCTCGCGCCCTCGGCGCGCGCCATCGAGTCGGTGAACACCATCGTGAACGACGACGGCCGGCTGACCGGGCACAACACCGACTACGCGGCGGTCCGCACGCTGCTCGAGCGGCACGCGATCGCGCCGAGCACCCGGTTCGTGCTTCGCGGCAGCGGCGGCATGGCGAAGGCGGTCGCGACCGCGCTGCGCGACGCGGGCTTCCGCGACGGAGTCATCGTCGCGCGCAACGAGACCAGCGGCCCGGCGCTCGCGAAGGCGCTCGGCTTCGCGTGGCAGCGCGACGTGGCAGGCGTGCGCGCGCCGATGCTGGTCAACGTCACCCCGCTCGGCATGACCGGCCCCGACGCCCAGGCGCTCGCGTTCGACGACGAGACGATCGCCGCAGCCGAGATCGCGTTCGACGTCGTCGCGATGCCGCCCGAGACGCCCTTCGTCGCGCGCGCCCGTGCGCTCGGCAAGAAGGTGATCACCGGCGACGAGGTGATCGTGCTGCAAGCCGTCGATCAGTTCGTGCTCTACACCGGCATCACGCCGAGCCCGGAGCAGATCGCAGCCGCCGCCCGCCACGCGCTCACGTGA
- the aguB gene encoding N-carbamoylputrescine amidase produces the protein MSIEQQANEVTVAAIQCPLGGSRAQNVERVIGWVREAAKRGANVVLPSELFEGPYFCCEEKERWFEEARAFEDNETVALFAKLAKELGIVIPISFFEKAGPGAYYNTVAMVDDGGNVLGCYRKSHIPDGPGYEEKFYFRPGDTGFKAWKTRFGTLGVGICWDQWYPECARAMTLLGAELLFYPTAIGSEPHAPELDTRDPWQRVMIGHAVANATPVIAANRIGHELTQTFYGSSFVADMRGDKVSELDRTTEGLVMATFDRQKIASYRASWGFFRDRRPELYGVLMTADGQHVVRAAGKV, from the coding sequence ATGAGCATCGAGCAGCAGGCGAACGAGGTCACCGTCGCGGCGATCCAGTGTCCGCTCGGCGGCTCGCGCGCGCAGAACGTGGAGCGCGTGATCGGCTGGGTGCGCGAGGCGGCCAAGCGCGGCGCGAACGTGGTGCTCCCGAGCGAGCTCTTCGAGGGGCCCTACTTCTGCTGCGAGGAGAAGGAGCGCTGGTTCGAGGAGGCGCGTGCCTTCGAGGACAACGAGACGGTCGCGCTCTTCGCGAAGCTCGCGAAGGAGCTCGGCATCGTCATCCCGATCTCGTTCTTCGAGAAGGCGGGCCCGGGCGCTTACTACAACACCGTCGCGATGGTCGACGACGGCGGGAACGTGCTCGGCTGCTACCGCAAGAGCCACATCCCCGACGGGCCGGGCTACGAGGAGAAGTTCTACTTCCGGCCCGGCGACACCGGGTTCAAGGCGTGGAAGACGCGCTTCGGCACGCTCGGCGTCGGCATCTGCTGGGACCAGTGGTACCCGGAGTGCGCGCGCGCGATGACGCTGCTCGGCGCGGAGCTGCTCTTCTATCCGACGGCGATCGGCAGCGAGCCGCACGCGCCCGAGCTCGACACGCGCGACCCGTGGCAGCGCGTGATGATCGGCCACGCGGTCGCGAACGCGACGCCGGTGATCGCGGCGAACCGCATCGGCCACGAGCTGACGCAGACGTTCTACGGCTCGTCGTTCGTCGCCGACATGCGCGGCGACAAGGTGAGCGAGCTCGACCGCACGACCGAGGGGCTCGTGATGGCGACGTTCGATCGCCAGAAGATCGCGAGCTACCGCGCGAGCTGGGGCTTCTTCCGTGATCGCCGCCCCGAGCTCTACGGCGTGCTGATGACCGCCGACGGACAGCACGTGGTGCGCGCGGCCGGCAAGGTGTGA
- a CDS encoding agmatine deiminase family protein, whose protein sequence is MKTPHEAGFQQPAEWARHEAVWLAWPSDETLWEESLGAAQREFVGLCDGIADPDPQTGSPRGERLEILVRTEKDERDARAALGHLGARFHRQAYGDIWLRDTAPVFLLDRSLRLGSVRFVFNGWGGKYELEGDPDLAQRVQAIVGDEVHPFALDFVCEGGAIEVDGEGTVLTTEQCMLNRNRNPKLDRAAIERVLEGALGVRRVLWLKNGLLNDHTDGHVDTLARFVAPGVVVCMAPSGDDDPNAAVLEEIARDLASMVDAKGRKLQVVRMPSPGRVVDDDGEIMPASYANFYVGNTSVVVPTYGTPWDEAAVRALEPLFPEHRVVGRMSKTILEGGGAFHCITQQQPERSR, encoded by the coding sequence ATGAAGACGCCCCACGAAGCCGGATTCCAGCAGCCCGCCGAGTGGGCGCGGCACGAAGCCGTCTGGCTCGCGTGGCCGAGCGACGAGACGCTCTGGGAGGAGTCGCTCGGCGCCGCGCAGCGCGAATTCGTCGGGCTCTGCGACGGCATCGCCGATCCCGATCCCCAGACCGGCTCGCCGCGCGGCGAGCGCCTCGAGATCCTGGTGCGCACCGAGAAGGACGAGCGCGACGCGCGCGCGGCGCTCGGGCACCTCGGCGCGCGCTTCCACCGCCAGGCGTACGGCGACATCTGGCTGCGCGACACCGCGCCGGTGTTCTTGCTCGATCGCTCGCTGCGCCTCGGCTCGGTGCGCTTCGTGTTCAACGGCTGGGGCGGCAAGTACGAGCTCGAGGGCGACCCCGACCTCGCGCAGCGCGTGCAGGCGATCGTCGGCGACGAGGTGCACCCGTTCGCGCTCGACTTCGTGTGCGAGGGCGGCGCGATCGAGGTCGACGGCGAGGGCACGGTGCTCACGACCGAGCAGTGCATGCTCAACCGCAACCGCAACCCGAAGCTCGATCGTGCGGCGATCGAGCGCGTGCTCGAGGGCGCGCTCGGGGTGCGGCGCGTGCTCTGGCTGAAGAACGGCCTGCTGAACGATCACACCGACGGGCACGTCGACACGCTCGCGCGCTTCGTCGCGCCGGGCGTCGTGGTGTGCATGGCGCCGAGCGGCGACGACGACCCGAACGCGGCGGTGCTCGAGGAGATCGCGCGCGACCTCGCGTCGATGGTGGACGCGAAGGGTCGGAAGCTCCAGGTGGTACGGATGCCCTCGCCGGGGCGGGTCGTCGACGACGACGGCGAGATCATGCCGGCGAGCTACGCGAACTTCTACGTGGGCAACACGAGCGTCGTGGTGCCCACCTACGGCACGCCTTGGGACGAGGCCGCGGTGCGCGCGCTCGAGCCCCTCTTCCCCGAGCACCGCGTGGTCGGGCGGATGAGCAAGACGATCCTCGAAGGCGGCGGCGCCTTCCACTGCATCACCCAGCAGCAGCCGGAGCGATCCCGATGA
- a CDS encoding Hsp33 family molecular chaperone HslO, whose protein sequence is MLETDAHLSGGDRAVTTITEDGSFRVVTLRSTQTVTAAIAAQNATGTTAEHLADLITGSVLVRLTMAPDLRVQGVVRGKTGKGTLVADCHPDGGCRALVRETAGPIEIGPGSLVQVMRSLPNGTSHQGVVEIPADYGISGAFMVYMLESEQVTSVIGVGCVMSEDDKVSVAGGWIVQLLPECKEPPLELMYQRMRLDFADPKSVLRSLGGDPETLQSEILYGMPYQQTGGALIEHRCYCSPERVFASMATLGRADLEDILRKGETLHVSCDYCNRPYEVHPETLRGLLEAS, encoded by the coding sequence ATGCTCGAGACCGACGCTCATCTTTCGGGCGGGGATCGCGCGGTCACCACGATCACCGAGGACGGCTCGTTCCGCGTCGTGACCCTGCGGTCGACCCAGACCGTGACTGCCGCGATCGCTGCGCAGAACGCCACCGGCACGACCGCGGAGCACCTCGCGGATCTGATCACCGGCTCCGTGCTCGTGCGCCTCACGATGGCGCCCGACCTGCGCGTGCAGGGCGTGGTGCGCGGCAAGACCGGCAAGGGCACGCTCGTCGCCGACTGCCATCCCGACGGCGGCTGTCGCGCGCTGGTGCGCGAGACCGCGGGCCCGATCGAGATCGGCCCCGGCTCGCTGGTGCAGGTGATGCGCTCGCTGCCCAACGGCACGAGCCACCAGGGCGTGGTCGAGATCCCCGCGGACTACGGGATCAGCGGCGCGTTCATGGTCTACATGCTCGAGAGCGAGCAGGTGACGAGCGTGATCGGCGTCGGCTGCGTGATGAGCGAGGACGACAAGGTCTCGGTCGCGGGCGGATGGATCGTGCAGCTGCTCCCGGAGTGCAAGGAGCCGCCGCTCGAGCTGATGTACCAGCGCATGCGCCTCGACTTCGCGGACCCGAAGAGCGTGCTGCGCTCGCTCGGCGGCGACCCCGAGACGCTGCAGTCGGAGATCCTCTACGGCATGCCGTACCAGCAGACCGGCGGCGCGCTGATCGAGCACCGCTGCTACTGCAGCCCCGAGCGCGTCTTCGCGAGCATGGCGACGCTGGGCCGCGCGGATCTCGAGGACATCCTGCGCAAGGGCGAGACGCTCCACGTGAGCTGCGACTACTGCAATCGCCCGTACGAAGTGCACCCCGAGACGCTGCGTGGGTTGCTCGAGGCGAGCTGA
- a CDS encoding 2-hydroxyacid dehydrogenase, translating into MSFPRVFVTRRWPVDAADVVGPGVMIDVFAHERGPTREELIDRGRACGAIVTSVADRIDRELLEQLPSLRVIAQAAVGYDNVDVYACRARGVIVTHTPGVLTESTADLALALLLACARRVREGEAMVREGRFGGWSPTMLLGHELDGKTLGLIGYGRIARAVARRADAFGMRVIASTRGDVPFENEPYAVHVTLRELLAESDVISLHVPGSRATRHLIGEPEFARMKRGVVLINTARGTVVDEAAMVRALERGQLGGAGLDVYEEEPRVHPGLVARDDVVLLPHLGSATREARARMASSALRDAMRVLRGDEPVHLVPELRVPELR; encoded by the coding sequence ATGAGCTTTCCGCGAGTGTTCGTGACGCGTCGATGGCCGGTGGACGCGGCCGACGTGGTGGGCCCCGGCGTGATGATCGACGTGTTCGCGCACGAGCGCGGGCCGACGCGCGAGGAGCTGATCGATCGCGGCCGCGCGTGCGGCGCGATCGTGACGTCGGTCGCGGATCGCATCGATCGCGAGCTGCTCGAGCAGCTGCCTTCGTTGCGGGTGATCGCGCAGGCCGCGGTGGGCTACGACAACGTCGACGTGTACGCGTGCCGCGCGCGCGGCGTGATCGTCACCCACACCCCCGGCGTGCTCACGGAGTCGACCGCGGATCTCGCGCTGGCGCTGCTGCTCGCGTGCGCGCGCCGGGTGCGCGAGGGCGAGGCGATGGTGCGTGAAGGGCGCTTCGGCGGCTGGTCGCCGACGATGCTCCTCGGGCACGAGCTCGACGGAAAGACGCTCGGCCTGATCGGCTACGGGCGCATCGCGCGCGCGGTCGCGCGGCGCGCCGACGCGTTCGGCATGCGCGTGATCGCGAGCACGCGCGGCGACGTGCCGTTCGAGAACGAGCCGTACGCGGTGCACGTCACGCTGCGCGAGCTGCTCGCGGAGAGCGACGTGATCAGCCTGCACGTGCCGGGCTCGCGCGCGACGCGCCACCTGATCGGCGAGCCGGAATTCGCGCGCATGAAGCGCGGCGTCGTCCTGATCAACACCGCGCGCGGCACGGTCGTCGACGAGGCCGCGATGGTGCGCGCGCTCGAGCGCGGACAGCTCGGCGGCGCGGGGCTCGACGTGTACGAGGAGGAGCCGCGGGTGCATCCGGGGCTCGTCGCGCGGGACGACGTGGTGCTCCTGCCGCACCTCGGGAGCGCGACGCGCGAGGCGCGCGCCCGGATGGCGTCGAGCGCGCTGCGCGACGCGATGCGGGTGCTGCGCGGCGACGAGCCCGTGCACCTCGTCCCCGAGCTGCGGGTCCCGGAGCTGCGATGA
- a CDS encoding phospholipase D family protein, whose amino-acid sequence MSVELDFVSASRLVRTKIVAGRGHYESVVRAVIDAKVSVWIATANLKELMVEDTRAKMPGRRASYRSMLEVFDDLAQKHVDLRILHAGFPSQAFRDAFDAHPRLVKGGLALRQCARLHLKAVIVDGALLYLGSANWTGAGLGAKGDRNRNFELGFVTEDEALLDQVQGIFDHLWNGGECARCGRRDVCDAPLDET is encoded by the coding sequence ATGAGCGTGGAGCTCGACTTCGTCAGCGCCTCGCGGCTCGTGCGCACGAAGATCGTCGCGGGTCGCGGGCACTACGAGAGCGTGGTGCGCGCGGTGATCGACGCGAAGGTGAGCGTGTGGATCGCCACCGCGAACCTCAAGGAGCTGATGGTCGAGGACACGCGCGCGAAGATGCCGGGACGGCGCGCGAGCTATCGCTCGATGCTCGAGGTGTTCGACGATCTCGCGCAGAAGCACGTCGATCTGCGCATCCTCCACGCGGGCTTTCCTTCGCAGGCGTTCCGCGACGCGTTCGACGCGCACCCGCGGCTCGTGAAGGGCGGGCTCGCGCTGCGTCAGTGCGCGCGGCTGCACCTCAAGGCGGTGATCGTCGACGGCGCGCTCTTGTACCTGGGGAGCGCGAATTGGACGGGCGCGGGGCTCGGCGCGAAGGGCGATCGCAACCGCAACTTCGAGCTCGGGTTCGTGACCGAGGACGAGGCGCTGCTCGATCAGGTGCAGGGCATCTTCGATCACCTGTGGAACGGCGGTGAGTGCGCGCGGTGTGGTCGTCGCGACGTGTGCGACGCGCCGCTCGACGAGACGTGA
- a CDS encoding aldehyde dehydrogenase family protein produces the protein MALDQTVPTSPARSSRDVVDRALTELHAHRTEWARLPVLEKRALLEQIKDRAARLAPEWVEVATRIKRLPTGSPIAGEEWMSGPWALIAGIVGLSRTLERIARGRDPLEGARLHRAADGRVIVDVFPSSPFEQVLLSGYSASVWMQPGVDEREVRRSAGSFHRHVRDPIGSLALVLGAGNITSIAPLDVLYEMIAEGRVVVLKMSPVNEALGPVLERVMAPLVERGFLRFVYGGADVGEMLTRHRLVEKIHVTGSAATHDAIVFGTGDEGRARKQRREPLTQIPVTSELGGVGPVIVVPGVWSEADMRFQAEHVATQKLHNAGFNCVAAQVLVLHREWPLRERFLAILRDTIAQLPKRAAYYPGADARQRDAVEKHARSELLGGQDVPYTRIVDLDPDDRSAPAYRSEFFGATWAETSISAPDVQSFLARAVTFANERLMGTLGAQILVHPATQRAHRAAIERAITDLRYGTIAVNAWSGVGFLLANASWGAFPGHTLEDIQSGRGVVHNAMLLERTEKTVVRGPFAPFPRSLLLGERHTSPKPPWFVTHRRSDRVGALLTQFEAAPSWRKLPAIFAAALSG, from the coding sequence ATGGCCCTCGATCAAACCGTGCCCACTTCGCCCGCGCGCTCGTCGCGCGACGTCGTCGATCGCGCGCTCACCGAGCTGCACGCGCACCGCACCGAGTGGGCGCGGCTGCCGGTGCTCGAGAAGCGCGCGCTGCTCGAGCAGATCAAGGATCGCGCGGCGCGCCTCGCGCCCGAGTGGGTCGAGGTCGCGACGCGCATCAAGCGCTTGCCCACGGGATCGCCGATCGCCGGCGAGGAGTGGATGAGCGGGCCGTGGGCGCTGATCGCGGGCATCGTCGGGCTCTCGCGCACGCTCGAGCGCATCGCGCGAGGACGTGATCCGCTCGAGGGCGCGCGTCTGCATCGCGCGGCCGACGGACGGGTGATCGTCGACGTGTTCCCGTCGAGCCCGTTCGAGCAGGTCTTGCTGTCGGGCTACTCGGCGTCGGTGTGGATGCAGCCCGGCGTCGACGAGCGCGAGGTGCGGCGCAGCGCGGGCTCGTTCCATCGCCACGTGCGCGATCCGATCGGCTCGCTCGCGCTCGTGCTCGGCGCGGGGAACATCACGTCGATCGCACCGCTCGACGTGCTCTACGAGATGATCGCCGAGGGGCGCGTCGTCGTGCTCAAGATGAGCCCGGTGAACGAGGCGCTCGGGCCGGTGCTCGAGCGCGTCATGGCGCCGCTCGTCGAGCGCGGGTTCCTGCGCTTCGTGTACGGCGGCGCGGACGTCGGCGAGATGCTCACGCGGCATCGCCTCGTCGAGAAGATCCACGTCACCGGCTCGGCCGCGACGCACGACGCGATCGTGTTCGGCACCGGCGACGAAGGCCGTGCGCGCAAGCAGCGCCGCGAGCCGCTCACGCAGATCCCGGTGACGAGCGAGCTCGGCGGCGTGGGCCCGGTGATCGTCGTGCCCGGCGTGTGGAGCGAGGCGGACATGCGCTTCCAGGCCGAGCACGTCGCGACCCAGAAGCTGCACAACGCAGGCTTCAATTGCGTTGCCGCGCAGGTGCTGGTGCTCCACCGCGAGTGGCCGCTGCGCGAGCGCTTCCTCGCGATCCTGCGCGACACGATCGCGCAGCTCCCGAAGCGCGCCGCGTACTACCCGGGCGCCGACGCGCGTCAGCGCGATGCCGTCGAGAAGCACGCGCGGTCCGAGCTGCTTGGCGGCCAGGACGTGCCGTACACGCGGATCGTCGATCTCGATCCCGACGATCGCAGCGCGCCCGCGTACCGCAGCGAGTTCTTCGGCGCGACGTGGGCCGAGACGTCGATCTCCGCGCCCGACGTGCAGTCGTTCCTCGCGCGCGCCGTCACGTTCGCGAACGAGCGGCTCATGGGCACGCTCGGCGCGCAGATCCTCGTGCACCCCGCGACGCAGCGCGCCCATCGCGCGGCGATCGAGCGCGCGATCACGGACCTGCGCTACGGCACGATCGCGGTGAACGCGTGGAGCGGCGTCGGGTTCCTGCTCGCGAACGCGAGCTGGGGCGCGTTCCCGGGGCACACGCTCGAGGACATCCAGAGCGGGCGCGGCGTGGTGCACAACGCGATGCTCCTCGAGCGCACGGAGAAGACGGTGGTGCGCGGGCCCTTCGCGCCGTTCCCGCGATCGCTCCTGCTCGGAGAGCGCCACACGTCGCCGAAGCCGCCGTGGTTCGTGACCCATCGCCGCTCGGATCGTGTCGGAGCGCTGCTCACGCAGTTCGAGGCCGCGCCTTCGTGGCGCAAGCTGCCCGCGATCTTCGCGGCGGCGCTCTCGGGGTGA
- a CDS encoding acyl-CoA dehydrogenase family protein → MGFSGLDYYGIDDELSDEERMVRDNVRRFVDERIEPIIAKHFEDGTFPMELVPEFAKLGLLGANLEGYGCAGMGDVAYGLAMQELERGDSGIRSFCSVQGSLAMFPIHAYGSEEQKQKYLPGMAKGELIGCFGLTEPDFGSNPTGMITKAEKVAGGYRINGVKRWITNGDLCHLAVVWAKLDGNVRGFIVPRGTKGFSTRKIDDKWSLRASVTSELFFEDCVVDEDAILPGVRGMRGPLSCLSQARFGICWGAIGAAMSCYDTALSYAKDRKQFSRPIAGYQLVQHKLTEMVSEITKAQCLTLRLGRLKEAKKVRPPQISLAKRNNVSMALNIARVARDILGGNGITYAYSPGRHMMNLETVYTYEGTHDIHTLIVGQDVTGLAAFE, encoded by the coding sequence ATGGGATTCTCGGGGCTCGACTACTACGGCATCGACGACGAGCTGAGCGACGAAGAGCGGATGGTTCGCGACAACGTTCGTCGCTTCGTCGACGAGCGCATCGAGCCCATCATCGCGAAGCACTTCGAGGACGGCACGTTCCCGATGGAGCTCGTCCCCGAGTTCGCGAAGCTCGGTCTGCTCGGCGCGAACCTCGAGGGCTACGGCTGCGCGGGCATGGGCGACGTCGCGTACGGCCTCGCGATGCAGGAGCTCGAGCGCGGCGACTCGGGCATCCGCTCGTTCTGCAGCGTGCAGGGCTCGCTCGCGATGTTCCCGATCCACGCGTACGGCAGCGAGGAGCAGAAGCAGAAGTACCTGCCCGGGATGGCGAAGGGCGAGCTCATCGGCTGCTTCGGCCTAACCGAGCCCGACTTCGGATCGAACCCGACGGGCATGATCACGAAGGCCGAGAAGGTCGCCGGCGGCTATCGCATCAACGGCGTGAAGCGCTGGATCACGAACGGTGATCTCTGCCACCTCGCGGTGGTGTGGGCGAAGCTCGACGGAAACGTGCGCGGCTTCATCGTGCCGCGCGGCACCAAGGGCTTCTCGACGCGCAAGATCGACGACAAGTGGTCGCTGCGCGCGAGCGTGACGAGCGAGCTGTTCTTCGAGGACTGCGTGGTCGACGAGGACGCGATCCTGCCCGGCGTGCGCGGGATGCGCGGTCCGCTCTCGTGCCTCTCGCAGGCGCGCTTCGGGATCTGCTGGGGCGCGATCGGCGCGGCGATGAGCTGCTACGACACCGCGCTCTCGTACGCGAAGGATCGCAAGCAGTTCTCGCGTCCCATCGCGGGCTATCAGCTCGTGCAGCACAAGCTGACGGAGATGGTCAGCGAGATCACGAAGGCGCAGTGCCTCACGCTGCGCCTCGGCCGGCTCAAGGAGGCGAAGAAGGTGCGCCCTCCGCAGATCTCGCTCGCGAAGCGCAACAACGTGTCGATGGCGCTCAACATCGCGCGCGTCGCGCGCGACATCCTGGGCGGCAACGGCATCACGTACGCGTACTCGCCGGGCCGTCACATGATGAACCTCGAGACCGTCTACACGTACGAGGGCACCCACGACATCCACACGCTGATCGTCGGTCAGGACGTCACGGGGCTCGCCGCGTTCGAGTGA
- a CDS encoding alpha/beta hydrolase produces MVLMHGYGAPGDDLVALGEELSAEVPARFVMPAAPRIWQGGPPGRAWFEREPSLARAQLPAASRAVDGVIATLVDEGVPASRLVLAGFSQGAMMALERSLRGPATPRAIVLLSGGAIRGVDDGELDWSRLANLPVFVSHGRQDPILPFSGAETMVQRAEAAGARVTFVPFDGGHSIPPVVRREVTRFLREVVAR; encoded by the coding sequence GTGGTGCTCATGCACGGCTACGGCGCGCCCGGGGACGACCTCGTCGCGCTCGGTGAGGAGCTCTCCGCCGAGGTACCGGCGCGCTTCGTGATGCCGGCTGCGCCGCGCATCTGGCAGGGCGGTCCTCCCGGTCGCGCGTGGTTCGAGCGCGAGCCTTCGCTCGCTCGCGCTCAGCTCCCCGCGGCGTCGCGCGCGGTCGACGGAGTGATCGCGACGCTGGTCGACGAAGGTGTGCCCGCGTCGCGGCTCGTCCTCGCCGGGTTCTCCCAGGGCGCGATGATGGCGCTCGAGCGATCGCTGCGTGGCCCCGCGACGCCGCGCGCGATCGTGCTCCTCTCGGGCGGCGCGATCCGCGGTGTCGACGACGGCGAGCTCGACTGGTCGCGCCTCGCGAACCTGCCGGTGTTCGTCTCGCACGGACGACAGGATCCGATCCTGCCGTTCTCCGGCGCGGAGACGATGGTGCAGCGCGCCGAGGCCGCGGGCGCGCGCGTGACGTTCGTGCCGTTCGACGGGGGACACTCGATCCCGCCGGTCGTACGACGCGAGGTGACGCGATTCCTGCGCGAGGTGGTGGCGCGATGA